A single genomic interval of Sceloporus undulatus isolate JIND9_A2432 ecotype Alabama chromosome 2, SceUnd_v1.1, whole genome shotgun sequence harbors:
- the LOC121923203 gene encoding LOW QUALITY PROTEIN: major histocompatibility complex class I-related gene protein-like (The sequence of the model RefSeq protein was modified relative to this genomic sequence to represent the inferred CDS: substituted 1 base at 1 genomic stop codon) codes for MRSFLGKFTLNSRKKRNETHKEPQPGNITQGDLLLCFSQLDLFYPDCLFSPNTKRIELLRTEMDAPSVWEPPDLKNRRQSTPHPVGGCRGCVCLATSGRHEACLQSVCCSPFLCPAEEVLRRARGPSSIRAHQQGPGGRHGASAAPGAAAMLLLLGGSGALASQPLPRQLPRFCLPSKKGEAHFPIKETVFPSSHSLRYYYTAVSKPSESLPQFIILGYVDDQLISQYDSYTKKKQPGVPWMKKVEEHYPSYWEEGTRVSENTEMFFRESLVTARNRFNQSGGFHCLQEMYGCELRKDGSKGGFWRYAYEGKDYISLDKETLTWTAAELPAQITKRKWDAEPTIAWYWKAYLEEECIEWLQKYLEYGKEMLQRTDPPKVKLTRKADYDNMETLICRVDGFYPKDIDIVWTKDGEVWMEDTFHGLVSPNSDGTYYTWLSVKVDPKDRDRYKCHVEHDGLPEYVDLAWEESSSSQGPIIACVVGAVFLVAGIAGIAGIVWITKYISEXILNAFTCREEAFCGCAWHPLSVF; via the exons atgcgcAGCTTTCTTGGAAAGTTCACGCTGAACAGCCGCAAGAAACGAAACGAAACGCataaagaaccgcaacctggaaacatcacccaaggagaccttCTGCTGTGCTTCTCGCAACTGGACCTGTTTTATCCCGATTGCCTTTTTAGTCCCAAC ACGAAGCGAATAGAGCTTCTGAGGACAGAGATGGACGCTCCCTCTGTGTGGGAACCCCCTGACCTGAAGAACCGACGGCAGTCGACACCCCACCCCGTGGGTG GCTGCAGGGGCTGCGTCTGCCTGGCGACAAGTGGACGGCATGAAGCCTGCTTGCAGAGTGTCTGCTGCTCGCCTTTCCTTTGCCCGGCGGAGGAAGTCTTGCGGAGAGCCCGGGGCCCCTCCAGCATCCGAGCCCATCAGCAGGGGCCAGGGGGGCGCCATGGGGCCTCTGCTGCGCCTGGGGCTGCggccatgctgctgctgctggggggcTCCGGGGCACTAGCCTCTCAGCCTCTCCCCCGCCAGCTCCCACG TTTCTGCCttccctccaaaaaaggagaagcaCACTTTCCAATAAAAGAAACAG tCTTCCCCTCCTCGCACTCGCTGAGGTATTACTACACAGCAGTGTCAAAGCCTAGTGAGTCACTTCCTCAGTTCATCATTTTGGGGTATGTGGATGACCAGCTAATCTCTCAATATGACAGCtacaccaaaaagaagcagcctGGAGTCCCCTGGATGAAGAAGGTGGAGGAACATTATCCCTCCTACTGGGAGGAGGGAACCAGGGTGTCAGAGAACACCGAGATGTTCTTCAGGGAAAGCCTGGTGACTGCAAGAAATCGTTTTAATCAGAGTGGAG GATTTCACTGCCTGCAGGAGATGTACGGTTGTGAGCTGAGgaaagatgggagcaaaggagggttTTGGAGGTACGCCTATGAAGGGAAGGACTACATCAGCCTGGACAAGGAGACCCTCACCTGGACAGCAGCCGAGTTGCCAGCCCAGATCACCAAGAGGAAGTGGGATGCTGAACCTACCATTGCCTGGTACTGGAAGGCCTACCTGGAGGAAGAATGCATTGAATGGCTGCAGAAATACCTAGAGTATGGAAAAGAGATGCTGCAAAGGACAG ATCCACCAAAAGTGAAGCTGACACGCAAAGCAGATTATGACAATATGGAAACCTTGATCTGTCGGGTTGATGGCTTCTACCCGAAGGATATTGACATTGTCTGGACAAAGGATGGGGAGGTCTGGATGGAAGATACCTTCCATGGGCTTGTGTCCCCCAACTCAGATGGGACATATTACACCTGGCTGAGCGTCAAAGTTGACCCCAAGGACAGGGACCGTTACAAATGCCATGTGGAACATGATGGACTTCCAGAATATGTGGACCTGGCCTGGGAGGAGTCTT cTTCCAGCCAGGGTCCCATCATCGCATGTGTGGTGGGTGCTGTCTTTCTGGTTGCTGGGATTGCTGGGATTGCTGGGATTGTTTGGATTACTAAATATATCAGTGAGTAAATTCTGAATGCATTTACCTGTAGGGAGGAGGCATTCTGTGGTTGTG cttggcaTCCATTGTCGGTGTTCTAG